The Mucilaginibacter gracilis genomic interval TTAAATATCTTAAACTCGTAACCCGTTCTAAAAGGTATTATCAGGTTGGTGCTATGTATAATGTAGTTTGTGGACGTGGTAAAATAAATACCTGTTATGTTGCTGTACAGCAGGCCCGCTCCTACCCCGGCATACACATTTTTTATTCCGTTTAAAAACGGGCTTTGGGAGTAATCAATAAATTCGCCAAGTTGTACATCGGCGTGCAGGGCCACCATTGTAATGTTGCTTATAAATTGCTTTTGGTAACTATCGTGAACATAATCGCCGCTGGTTAGGTTGCCTATTTGCCCTTCCAGGCTAACAGCTGTAAAGGGCGTTACATGGTAATTAAAACTAATGCTGGTTGCGTTGCTGGCTGTTTTAGTTTCTTCGCCCGCCGAAGCTATTGTTGTACCGTAACCTACGCCTATACTAAATTGCTGATAACCCATTTGCGCTTTGGCAACGGTGTTACATAACAGCAGCAACAAAATAAATTTAAAACCATTAAAGTTAAACCAGCGCATTACCTTAAATAAGTGTAGCATCAAAATATTTGGTATTGAGTTTCTACTGTCAAGTATAAACAAAAACCTGCTAATTTGCTTATACTATTATACACATTGTGTTTTTTTTAGGATGCTTACGCGGCAATATAAATTGAGGCTTTTGGAAGCTATACTGTATAAATTGTGGTATGTGTTTTTTATTTCAATATCTTTGGTTTTAGTAATTCACCTCTCTGTTCAATATAATATATTATGGAATCAAAACGTCAACAAAAATTTGCAGGAGTAATACAAGAAGATCTGGCAGCCATATTTCAGCGCGAGGGGATGAGTTTTTTACCCAACACACTGGTAACCATAACCAAAGTAAGGGTAACACCCGATTTAGCCCTGGCACGTATATTTTTAAGTTTTTTTAACAATACCAACACTCAGCTTGCACTGCAAACTATAAAACTGCATGCATCGGAAATACGTTATAAACTGGGCGCACGTATTAAAGACCAGGTGCGGATAATACCACAGCTTGAATTTTTTATTGACGATACCAGCGACTATGTTGAACGTATGGATAAACTATTTGACAAGATTAACAAAGAAGAAGGCCAAACCGGCAGTTAATAAGCACAGCTATTTTATGGTATGAACAAGCACCAGCAGTTGGAACAATATATTGCCCGGCACCCCAAAAGTGTGGGCAAAGTGGTATTTTTTGATGCAAGCCGCCATAATTTATTGCCGCTTGATTTTACCAGCGCAAATGCGGAGTTAACGCCTGGTATAATTAGCAGTACGCAGCATTTCTCGGAATGGGTTTTTAAAAAGCTTAAAGAAAACAAGTGCAAGTACGGTATAGGCGGCTATTTTGAGCACCGCACGCTATACTCGGGCAGTGCGCTGTTTAATACCACTGCCGAAACGCGCAACCTGCATTTAGGCGTGGATATTTGGGGCGATGCCGAAACAACGGTTTACAACCCAATTGCAGGCAAGGTTCATAGCTTTAAAGACAACAACAATAAGGGCGATTATGGCCCGACCATTATTTTGGAACATGATTTAGACGGGCTAAAACTTTATTCGTTATACGGCCACTTGAGTTACGAATCGTTAATGGGTTTGCACGTGGGTATGCCAATGAAACTGGGCGAACCGGTTGGCCACTTTGGCGATGCCGCCGAAAACGGTAACTGGCCGCCGCATTTACACTTCCAGCTCATGTTTGATATGGAAGGCCTTGAAGGTGATTACCCTGGTGCATGCCGCCCGTCAGAAAAAGAACATTATCAGCAAAACATTGCCGATCCCGATTTAATTCTCCGTTTCCCGGCGAGCAATATAATTTAAGGGCACGTTGGTTGTTTATATAGCAAGGTAAAACAGCTTTTAAAAAAATGAACCGATTGTTATTAGCCATATTGGTGTTAGCGTTTTCCTTTAGTAAGGCTAACGCACAGGTGCAATTTAAAGGCGGTAGCGGCGCGTTGACTAATTTTTTGTCGGAGAACTTAATTTATCCTGAGTATTCAAGACAAAATTGTATTTCGGGAACGGTAAAAGTTAGCTTTAATGTTGATGA includes:
- a CDS encoding peptidoglycan DD-metalloendopeptidase family protein: MNKHQQLEQYIARHPKSVGKVVFFDASRHNLLPLDFTSANAELTPGIISSTQHFSEWVFKKLKENKCKYGIGGYFEHRTLYSGSALFNTTAETRNLHLGVDIWGDAETTVYNPIAGKVHSFKDNNNKGDYGPTIILEHDLDGLKLYSLYGHLSYESLMGLHVGMPMKLGEPVGHFGDAAENGNWPPHLHFQLMFDMEGLEGDYPGACRPSEKEHYQQNIADPDLILRFPASNII
- the rbfA gene encoding 30S ribosome-binding factor RbfA, with amino-acid sequence MESKRQQKFAGVIQEDLAAIFQREGMSFLPNTLVTITKVRVTPDLALARIFLSFFNNTNTQLALQTIKLHASEIRYKLGARIKDQVRIIPQLEFFIDDTSDYVERMDKLFDKINKEEGQTGS